A stretch of the Campylobacter sp. 19-13652 genome encodes the following:
- a CDS encoding M48 family metallopeptidase, whose translation MLKILLSLLAIFIISGCASSTAGGVVGANRSQLMLVSADDMNKQSSLAYSEVLQKAKTAGTLDKDVKITQQVNRVAKRLIAQVGAFRTDARSWQWQVHTIDEDTLNAWCMPGGRIVVYSGIIKRLGLNDAELAAVLGHEMAHALREHSREQASSEEIKNLGLVAVASIFKLGGVAQTGLNIAAKYTFTLPFSRSHESEADAIGTELMARAGYDPKAAVNVWKKMQALSSTSTPEILSTHPSNQTRIDELSKIAQKLEPIYQNAKK comes from the coding sequence ATGCTTAAAATTTTACTATCTTTACTGGCTATTTTCATCATTTCAGGTTGCGCTTCAAGCACAGCTGGCGGAGTGGTAGGGGCAAATAGAAGCCAACTTATGCTAGTAAGTGCTGATGATATGAATAAGCAATCAAGTCTCGCCTACTCAGAAGTCCTGCAAAAAGCAAAAACCGCCGGTACGCTTGATAAAGACGTCAAAATTACACAGCAAGTAAACAGAGTAGCAAAGCGTCTAATAGCACAAGTAGGGGCATTTCGCACTGACGCTAGAAGCTGGCAATGGCAGGTGCATACCATAGATGAGGATACACTAAATGCTTGGTGTATGCCTGGCGGCAGGATAGTGGTGTATAGTGGGATAATTAAAAGACTTGGATTAAACGATGCTGAGCTTGCGGCTGTTTTAGGGCATGAAATGGCTCACGCACTAAGAGAGCATAGCAGAGAACAAGCCAGCAGCGAGGAGATAAAAAACCTAGGACTTGTGGCAGTTGCTAGCATATTTAAGCTAGGTGGCGTGGCTCAAACTGGGTTAAATATAGCGGCAAAATACACATTCACTCTGCCATTTTCGCGCTCACACGAAAGTGAAGCGGACGCCATAGGCACGGAGCTAATGGCGCGCGCTGGGTATGACCCAAAAGCTGCGGTAAACGTATGGAAAAAGATGCAAGCCCTCTCAAGCACAAGCACACCAGAGATACTAAGTACTCACCCATCAAATCAAACTAGGATAGATGAGCTTAGCAAAATAGCCCAAAAGCTAGAGCCGATATACCAAAATGCCAAAAAATAG
- a CDS encoding putative transporter, translating to MFSSFFASKKWALWAYGGIALILLALVYITHLNVQINSWYASFYDIMQNVKEHNVQDFWDSIEQFLYIAMPYVAVNMLLSFFASHWVFRWREAMSFAYIELWRDTQKDIEGSSQRIQEDVYRLAKILEDLGIKAVKALMTLIAFIPVLWALSEHMPLPVLKDIPGSLVWVALLVSIGGLGVSWFVGIKLPHLEYNNQKTEAAFRKELVLAEDDKQKYASQQQISNLFSALKANYYKLFLHYGYFNLWLISFSQVLVIVPYVLMGGGLFTGAITLGTLVQVSNAFSQVRESFSVFIDNWTTVTELRSIYKRLKEFQINIKFKR from the coding sequence ATGTTTTCATCATTTTTCGCTAGTAAAAAATGGGCGCTTTGGGCGTATGGCGGCATAGCACTAATATTGCTTGCGCTTGTTTATATCACCCATTTAAACGTACAAATAAATAGCTGGTACGCAAGCTTTTATGACATTATGCAAAATGTAAAAGAGCATAACGTGCAGGATTTTTGGGATAGCATAGAGCAGTTTTTATACATCGCCATGCCATACGTTGCAGTAAATATGCTGCTGTCATTTTTTGCTAGCCACTGGGTCTTTCGCTGGCGAGAGGCGATGAGCTTTGCTTATATAGAGCTTTGGAGAGATACACAAAAAGACATAGAAGGCTCAAGCCAGCGCATACAAGAGGACGTTTACAGGCTGGCTAAGATTTTGGAGGATTTGGGGATAAAGGCAGTAAAAGCCCTTATGACTTTAATCGCATTTATCCCAGTGCTTTGGGCTCTTAGCGAGCATATGCCCTTGCCTGTTTTAAAAGATATTCCAGGTTCATTAGTCTGGGTCGCGCTTTTAGTTAGCATAGGCGGGCTTGGAGTGTCGTGGTTTGTCGGCATAAAACTACCTCATCTTGAGTATAATAACCAAAAAACCGAAGCCGCCTTTCGCAAAGAGCTAGTCTTAGCCGAAGATGACAAGCAAAAATACGCAAGCCAGCAGCAAATATCAAATTTATTTAGCGCCTTAAAGGCAAATTACTACAAGCTATTTTTGCACTATGGTTACTTTAACCTCTGGCTGATTTCGTTTTCACAAGTGCTTGTCATCGTACCTTACGTGCTTATGGGTGGTGGTCTTTTTACTGGGGCTATAACGCTTGGGACGCTAGTGCAGGTCTCAAACGCATTTTCTCAAGTTAGAGAGAGCTTCAGTGTATTTATAGATAATTGGACGACGGTAACCGAGCTTCGCTCAATCTATAAACGTTTGAAAGAATTTCAGATAAATATCAAATTTAAAAGGTAA